The following proteins are co-located in the Fusarium verticillioides 7600 chromosome 7, whole genome shotgun sequence genome:
- a CDS encoding transcription initiation factor TFIID subunit 6: protein MATDTPKLLWNPDNVKDVAESVGISALNEEALKCLAQDVEYRIGQVIVESLRFMRAARRTTLTVNDISLALRALDVEPLYGYDSTRPLRYGEASLGPGQPLFYIEDEEVDFEKLINAPLPKVPRDMGFTAHWLAIEGVQPSIPQNPTTSESRSQELLPKGPGANPALSALAGNDNVSMKPSVKHIVSKELILYFDKIQAAVLDDNPDEEVVRLRQAALGSVRDDPGLHQLIPYFITFIMDRVTHHLDDTFTLKQMMELTNALIENKSLFLDPYASPLSAPALTCLMARKLGTDEGTDALKEQYDLRQLAASLVGRIARKYSASNTLLRPKLTRTCLKYFLDPTKPPAVLYGAIHGLLEAGGPEAIRVLVLRNLQTFDSGILQPLKEKAEGTMDYEMLVQGIVQAVASLADHVESDTNGVNGTANVETEISELKDFIGPIIGEKIASAGNRRLIRTILDARFLD from the exons ATGGCTACCGATACACCCAAACTGCTCTGGAATCCTGATAATGTCAAGGATGTCGCAGAGTCGGTCGGCATCAGCGCTCTCAACGAAGAGGCGCTCAAGTGCTTGGCACAGGACGTCGAATACCGAATCGGCCAGGTCATCGTAGAATCTCTGCGCTTCATGCGCGCCGCCCGCAGAACAACCCTCACCGTAAACGATATCTCCCTCGCGCTCAGGGCCCTCGACGTAGAGCCCCTCTACGGCTACGACTCTACGCGTCCGCTACGATACGGCGAGGCCAGTCTTGGACCTGGCCAGCCGCTGTTCTacattgaggatgaggaggtcGATTTTGAAAAGCTCATCAATGCGCCTCTACCCAAAGTGCCACGCGACATGGGTTTTACAG CGCACTGGCTCGCCATCGAGGGTGTCCAGCCTTCCATCCCTCAGAACCCCACGACCTCGGAATCTCGATCGCAGGAACTCCTCCCCAAGGGGCCTGGTGCGAACCCTGCCTTGTCCGCCCTGGCAGGCAATGACAATGTCTCCATGAAACCATCTGTTAAGCACATTGTGAGCAAGGAGCTCATACTCTACTTTGATAAGATCCAGGCTGCTGTTCTCGACGACAATCCTGACGAAGAAGTGGTTCGCCTACGGCAAGCCGCTCTCGGTTCCGTGAGAGACGACCCTGGTCTGCACCAGCTCATCCCATACTTCATCACCTTTATCATGGACCGAGTAACACATCATCTCGATGACACCTTCACTCtgaagcagatgatggagctgaCGAATGCtctcatcgagaacaagagccTTTTCCTGGATCCCTACGCCAGTCCCCTGTCAGCGCCCGCTCTTACTTGTCTAATGGCGAGGAAATTGGGCACTGATGAAGGAACGGATGCTCTCAAGGAGCAGTATGATCTTCGACAGCTGGCTGCATCTCTGGTTGGACGAATTGCGCGCAAATATTCTGCTTCCAACACACTCCTGCGACCCAAGTTGACGAGGACATGCCTTAAATACTTTCTCGACCCTACCAAACCCCCCGCGGTTCTCTACGGTGCCATTCATGGTCTGTTGGAAGCAGGAGGTCCAGAGGCAATCCGCGTGCTGGTGCTACGTAACTTGCAGACTTTTGACTCGGGGATTTTACAACCCCTGAAGGAAAAGGCAGAGGGCACAATGGACTACGAGATGCTGGTTCAGGGCATAGTACAAGCTGTGGCTTCGCTGGCAGATCATGTCGAATCAGACACCAACGGAGTCAATGGTACAGCAAATGTCGAGACAGAGATATCCGAACTCAAGGACTTTATCGGGCCCATCATTGGGGAAAAGATTGCCTCTGCGGGTAATCGGAGATTGATCAGGACAATCCTGGATGCTCGATTCTTGGATTAG
- a CDS encoding tRNA dimethylallyltransferase: MSRKPPAEPLVVVLGSTGTGKSDLAVELATRLNGEIINADAMQLYNGLPIITNKITAEEQRGIPHHLLGHISLDEQPWDVDDFKREATRTIREIRGRGRLPILVGGSQYYVDPILFKEVILDDIDLDMSKSFPILQESGEVMLHELRKVDPVMADRWHPKDRRKIQRSLEIYLRSGKRASEYYAEQQARKEAAQQDANKQPWENLLFWVYSERDVLRDRLDKRVDKMQTSGLMDEVRELYEFKNKKEAEGQRLDMTKGIWQSIGYKQFEPYLSAVDEGREAAELEKLKSAGLEEMKSATRRYAVYQTRWIRLKQIPRLREIGPEAMNNMYLLDSTDVSAYGQNVVEPAVKLTQQFLKGEEPPLPTEISSLANEVLTQVGNPPPKATPCKRTCEVCHTVLMTEEAWKQHLKSSTHRRVVRKKARTSLVPVGKVPEDIDEGDSGPELGSMFSE; this comes from the exons ATGTCTAGAAAACCTCCAGCAGAACCCCTGGTGGTTGTGCTAGGATCAACGGGCACGGGCAAGTCAGAT CTGGCAGTTGAACTTGCAACTCGGTTGAATGGTGAAATCATCAACGCGGATGCTATGCAGTTGTATAATGGACTGccaatcatcaccaacaaaaTCACCGCTGAAGAACAGCGTGGcattcctcatcatcttcttggacATATTTCTTTGGATGAGCAACCatgggatgttgatgatttcaagaGGGAAGCGACTCGGACAATACGAGAGATTCGTGGCCGAGGACGGTTGCCCATTCTTGTGGGTGGTTCGCAGTATTATGTCGACCCCATACTCTTTAAAGAGGTTATTCTGGATGACATAGACCTGGATATGTCCAAGTCATTTCCAATTCTGCAAGAGTCAGGTGAAGTTATGCTCCATGAGCTACGAAAGGTTGACCCTGTCATGGCCGATCGATGGCACCCCAAGGATCGCCGCAAGATCCAGCGATCCCTGGAGATTTACCTTCGGAGCGGCAAAAGAGCATCCGAATACTATGCCGAGCAACAAGCACGAAAAGAAGCAGCCCAGCAAGACGCCAACAAGCAGCCCTGGGAGAATCTGTTATTCTGGGTCTACTCGGAACGAGATGTCCTGCGAGATCGTCTCGATAAGCGAGTCGATAAGATGCAGACGAGTGGACTCATGGATGAAGTCCGAGAACTTTACGAATTTAAGAATAAAAAGGAGGCGGAAGGCCAGCGTCTCGACATGACAAAGGGGATATGGCAGTCAATTGGATATAAGCAATTCGAGCCATACTTGTCTGCTGTTGACGAGGGGCGAGAGGCtgcagagcttgagaaaTTGAAGAGCGCgggacttgaagagatgaagtcGGCAACGAGACGATACGCTGTCTATCAGACTCGCTGGATCAGACTGAAGCAAATACCGCGGCTACGTGAGATTGGCCCAGAAGCTATGAACAACATGTATCTTCTGGACAGTACGGATGTCTCTGCATATGGCCAGAACGTCGTTGAGCCGGCGGTCAAGTTAACACAGCAGTTCCTCAAAGGCGAAGAACCTCCATTACCGACTGAGATTTCGTCACTTGCGAACGAAGTTCTCACACAAGTTGGGAATCCTCCACCAAAAGCAACACCATGCAAACGTACATGCGAAGTCTGTCATACAGTGTTAATGACGGAAGAGGCATGGAAGCAGCATTTAAAAAGTTCAACTCATCGACGGGTTGTTCGCAAGAAAGCTAGAACGTCTTTGGTACCAGTGGGAAAAGTGCCCGAGGACATAGATGAAGGAGACTCTGGGCCAGAGCTGGGGTCCATGTTTTCAGAGTGA